From a region of the Agrobacterium larrymoorei genome:
- a CDS encoding ABC transporter permease: MTDISGNIAPQQSVKSRSLFQLAALRFRRNKAAMAGSIMLVLITLFSFIGPHFLTHTYDQVFSSYVSVAPSLEPRPDVNNLQGVMEGVAGRARVELKEFAVEGQTFTATVTSSSQIDPRTTRYFDRANEFENTKVVATEDDGRTLKLEGDVNREYFFFGTDSNGRDMLARVMLGGQISIAVGVLASLVSLGIGVLYGATAGYIGGRVDNVMMRFVEILYSLPFVFLVVVLVVFFGRSFILIFLVIGAVEWLDMARIVRGQTLALKRREFVGAAQALGLSDWQIIRRHIIPNTIGPVVVFVTVVVPKVILLESFLSFLGLGVQAPLTSWGALISEGANNIQSAPWLLIFPAIFFVLTLFSLNFVGDGLRDALDPKDR, from the coding sequence ATGACTGATATTTCCGGCAATATTGCCCCCCAACAATCGGTGAAAAGCCGAAGCCTTTTCCAGCTTGCCGCCTTGCGTTTCAGAAGAAACAAGGCGGCCATGGCTGGCTCCATCATGCTGGTGCTGATCACGCTTTTCTCGTTCATCGGGCCGCATTTTCTCACGCATACCTATGATCAGGTGTTCTCGTCCTATGTATCCGTGGCGCCAAGCCTCGAGCCGCGCCCGGATGTGAACAATCTGCAAGGCGTCATGGAAGGCGTTGCTGGCCGTGCCCGTGTGGAGCTGAAGGAGTTTGCCGTCGAAGGTCAGACCTTTACAGCAACCGTAACTTCCAGCAGCCAGATCGATCCACGCACGACCCGTTACTTCGACCGCGCCAACGAGTTCGAAAACACCAAGGTCGTCGCAACGGAAGATGATGGACGCACGCTGAAGCTGGAAGGCGATGTCAATCGCGAATACTTCTTCTTCGGTACGGATTCCAACGGCCGTGATATGCTGGCCCGCGTTATGCTGGGCGGGCAAATCTCGATTGCGGTCGGCGTTCTAGCCAGCCTTGTTTCGCTCGGCATCGGCGTTCTTTACGGCGCGACGGCGGGTTATATCGGCGGGCGCGTCGACAATGTGATGATGCGCTTCGTTGAAATCCTCTACTCCCTGCCATTCGTCTTTCTGGTCGTGGTGCTCGTGGTCTTCTTTGGTCGCAGCTTCATCCTCATCTTCCTCGTTATCGGGGCAGTGGAGTGGCTGGATATGGCGCGCATCGTGCGTGGCCAGACGCTTGCCCTGAAACGGCGGGAATTCGTGGGGGCCGCACAGGCATTGGGTTTGAGTGACTGGCAGATCATCCGCCGCCATATCATTCCCAATACGATTGGCCCTGTCGTGGTGTTCGTGACGGTTGTTGTGCCGAAGGTCATTCTTCTGGAAAGCTTCCTTTCCTTTCTCGGTCTCGGTGTTCAGGCGCCGCTTACCAGCTGGGGCGCGCTGATTTCCGAAGGCGCCAACAATATTCAGTCTGCCCCATGGTTGCTGATATTCCCGGCAATCTTCTTCGTGCTGACGCTGTTTTCGCTGAACTTCGTGGGCGACGGGTTGCGTGATGCACTCGATCCAAAGGATCGTTGA
- the oppB gene encoding oligopeptide ABC transporter permease OppB, whose translation MISFILRRLASAVPTLFIVVTISFFLMRFAPGGPFNLERPLPPQTMENLMRTYHLDEPLWRQYLIYLGNAVTGDFGPSYIYKDNTVAQLIGKGLPYSLELGCYALLLALVGGILAGTFAALRQNSAFDFSIMSISTVGVTVPNFVVAPVLTLIFAVLLGLLPAGSWGDGSLRYLILPMIALALPQLAVIARLTRGAMIEALRMDHIRTAKAYGLPARSVVVFHAMRAAMLPVVSYLAPCAAALLTGSAVIETIFTIPGVGRYFVLGAINRDYTLVMGTVVLIAIFVIVFNLVVDILYGLLDPRVRHD comes from the coding sequence ATGATCTCATTTATTCTGCGCCGTTTGGCGAGCGCCGTGCCGACGTTGTTTATCGTCGTCACGATTTCGTTTTTCCTGATGCGTTTTGCGCCGGGCGGTCCGTTCAACCTTGAACGCCCCCTGCCGCCGCAGACCATGGAAAATCTGATGAGAACCTATCATCTGGATGAGCCTCTTTGGCGCCAGTATCTCATCTATCTCGGCAACGCCGTTACCGGCGATTTCGGCCCGAGCTACATCTATAAAGACAATACCGTCGCGCAGTTGATCGGCAAGGGCCTGCCTTACTCGCTGGAACTGGGCTGCTACGCTCTTCTTCTGGCGCTGGTTGGCGGCATTCTTGCTGGAACTTTTGCCGCGCTTCGCCAGAACAGCGCTTTCGATTTCTCCATCATGTCCATCTCGACGGTTGGCGTTACCGTGCCGAACTTCGTCGTTGCTCCGGTTCTGACGCTGATCTTCGCCGTACTTCTCGGCCTTCTGCCTGCCGGTAGCTGGGGCGATGGCTCGCTGCGATATCTCATTCTTCCGATGATTGCCCTTGCTTTGCCGCAGCTTGCAGTCATCGCGCGTTTGACGCGCGGTGCTATGATCGAAGCGCTGCGCATGGACCACATTCGCACGGCCAAGGCCTATGGTCTTCCAGCCCGCAGTGTCGTCGTGTTCCATGCCATGCGTGCAGCCATGCTGCCGGTCGTGTCCTATCTAGCGCCTTGCGCGGCAGCGCTGCTTACGGGTTCGGCGGTTATCGAGACGATCTTCACGATTCCGGGCGTGGGCCGCTACTTCGTTCTGGGCGCCATCAATCGTGACTATACGCTAGTCATGGGGACCGTCGTTCTCATCGCCATCTTCGTTATCGTCTTCAATCTCGTGGTCGATATTCTCTACGGCCTGCTCGATCCGAGGGTCAGACATGACTGA
- a CDS encoding peptide ABC transporter substrate-binding protein yields MSIKTTTRAALLLGSLLIGASSALAETVLHRGNAGEPQTLDQAQTSINIEAFILKDLFEGLTIYDAAGKIIPGTAESWTLSDDGTVYTFKLRADAKWSDGTPVTAGDFVFSYQRVEDPKTAAKYANILYPIKNAEKINKGEVPVDQLGVKAVDDKTLEITLERSTPFFLELLAHQTALPISKASYEKNGTDFVKPGVMVSNGAYKLEAHVPNDSLTVVKNTNFWDAANTKIDKVIFYPIDDQAASVRRFEAKEMDLAFNFSADQIERLKKSYGEQVHVSPTLATYYYTFDTREAPYNDVRVRRALSMAVDRDFLAKEIYSGSQVPAYSMVPPGMASYGEPAKADFAGLSQLDREDEAVKLMKEAGYGEGAKPLSIEIRYNTNPNHERVATAVADMWKNTFGANVSLVNLDVASHYGYLQEGGKYNVARAGWVADYADAENFLALSVSSNKTFNYSKFNNAEFDGLMQKSYDEKDPAARSKLLHEAETILMKEQPVAPLLTQADLWLVSNRVKGWQDNAANEHLSRFLSVSE; encoded by the coding sequence ATGTCTATAAAAACAACAACGCGCGCTGCTCTCCTGCTAGGCTCGCTTCTGATTGGCGCAAGCTCTGCACTGGCTGAAACCGTTCTGCATCGTGGTAACGCGGGTGAGCCGCAAACGCTCGACCAGGCGCAGACCTCGATCAACATCGAAGCATTCATTCTGAAAGACCTGTTCGAAGGTCTGACGATTTACGATGCAGCTGGCAAGATCATCCCTGGCACGGCAGAAAGCTGGACGCTTTCCGATGACGGTACCGTCTACACATTCAAGCTGCGCGCAGACGCGAAGTGGTCTGATGGTACGCCGGTAACGGCTGGAGACTTCGTGTTCTCCTATCAGCGCGTTGAAGACCCCAAGACGGCGGCGAAATACGCCAACATTCTCTATCCGATCAAGAATGCCGAGAAGATCAACAAGGGTGAAGTGCCCGTTGACCAGCTTGGCGTGAAGGCGGTGGATGACAAGACGCTGGAAATCACGCTTGAGCGTTCGACTCCGTTCTTCCTCGAACTTCTTGCGCACCAGACGGCTCTGCCGATTTCCAAGGCCAGCTACGAAAAGAATGGTACCGATTTCGTCAAGCCGGGCGTCATGGTTTCGAACGGCGCTTACAAGCTTGAAGCTCACGTTCCCAATGACAGCCTGACCGTGGTCAAGAACACCAATTTCTGGGATGCAGCCAACACCAAGATCGACAAGGTCATCTTCTACCCGATCGACGATCAGGCCGCGTCCGTTCGTCGCTTCGAAGCGAAGGAAATGGATCTCGCCTTCAACTTCTCCGCAGACCAGATCGAGCGTCTGAAGAAGTCCTATGGCGAACAGGTTCACGTTTCGCCGACGCTTGCGACCTATTATTACACCTTCGATACCCGCGAAGCGCCTTACAACGACGTTCGCGTTCGCCGCGCCCTTTCCATGGCTGTCGACCGTGACTTCCTTGCCAAGGAAATCTATAGCGGTTCGCAGGTTCCGGCTTATTCCATGGTTCCTCCGGGCATGGCGTCTTACGGTGAGCCTGCAAAGGCAGATTTTGCGGGTCTCTCCCAGCTTGACCGTGAAGACGAAGCCGTCAAGCTGATGAAGGAAGCAGGCTATGGCGAAGGCGCCAAGCCGCTCTCCATCGAAATCCGCTACAACACCAACCCGAACCATGAGCGTGTGGCAACGGCTGTCGCGGATATGTGGAAGAACACCTTCGGTGCTAACGTTTCGCTGGTAAACCTCGACGTTGCTTCGCACTATGGTTACCTGCAAGAAGGCGGCAAATACAATGTCGCGCGTGCCGGCTGGGTTGCCGACTACGCGGATGCGGAAAACTTCCTCGCGCTCTCGGTCTCTTCCAACAAGACCTTCAACTATTCCAAGTTCAACAACGCGGAGTTTGATGGGCTGATGCAGAAGTCCTACGATGAGAAAGATCCTGCAGCCCGTTCCAAGCTGCTGCATGAGGCTGAAACCATTCTCATGAAAGAGCAGCCCGTTGCGCCGCTGCTGACACAGGCGGACCTTTGGCTGGTTTCCAACCGCGTGAAGGGTTGGCAAGACAACGCTGCTAACGAACACCTCAGCCGCTTCCTGAGCGTTTCCGAATAA
- a CDS encoding DeoR/GlpR family DNA-binding transcription regulator translates to MFFSARQMEIIELAKTEGRVLVEELASRFSVTPQTIRKDLNELCESRALNRIHGGAIFPSGTENVRYEARRSIAAPEKQAIGKAAAALIPNKSSLFINIGTTTEAVGEALLDHNELMVITNNINVANRLRIFPSIEVVIAGGVVRGTDGGIVGEAAVDFIRQFKVDYAVIGVSAIDNDGALLDYDFREVKVAQAIIANARHVILVTDSSKFDRTAPVRIGHLSQVHTFITDHCPIPAIKAICRENEVNLIETGP, encoded by the coding sequence ATGTTTTTCAGCGCAAGGCAGATGGAAATCATCGAACTGGCGAAGACTGAGGGACGGGTGCTGGTGGAAGAGCTGGCGTCGCGTTTCTCCGTTACGCCGCAGACCATTCGCAAGGATTTGAACGAGCTTTGCGAGAGCCGCGCCCTCAACCGCATCCATGGCGGCGCCATTTTTCCCAGCGGCACGGAAAACGTTCGCTACGAGGCCAGACGGTCGATAGCTGCGCCGGAGAAGCAGGCAATCGGCAAGGCCGCGGCGGCGCTTATCCCCAATAAGTCTTCGCTCTTCATCAACATCGGCACGACGACGGAGGCTGTTGGCGAGGCGTTGCTTGACCATAACGAGCTGATGGTCATCACGAACAATATTAATGTTGCCAACAGGTTACGAATATTTCCTTCCATCGAAGTGGTGATAGCGGGCGGCGTGGTTCGTGGCACGGATGGCGGCATCGTCGGTGAAGCGGCGGTTGATTTCATTCGGCAGTTCAAGGTCGATTACGCGGTAATCGGCGTGTCTGCCATTGATAATGACGGCGCGTTGCTGGATTACGACTTTCGTGAAGTGAAGGTCGCGCAGGCCATCATCGCGAACGCACGCCATGTCATTCTTGTTACCGACTCAAGCAAATTCGACCGCACAGCGCCGGTGCGCATCGGCCATCTTTCGCAGGTTCACACCTTCATTACCGATCATTGTCCCATCCCCGCCATCAAGGCCATTTGCCGGGAAAACGAGGTCAATCTGATTGAAACTGGGCCATAA
- the glpD gene encoding glycerol-3-phosphate dehydrogenase produces MSGQEVRDIFVIGGGINGCGIARDAAGRGYSVTLAEMNDFASGTSSGATKLIHGGLRYLEHYEFRLVREALMEREVLWAMAPHIIWPMRFVLPFHKGGIRPAWLIRLGLFLYDHLGGRKLLPATKSLDMRRDPAGKPLKPLFTKAFEYSDGWVDDARMVVLNARDAADRGADIMSRAKVTSVRRENGLWNVEVKDMASGAVKSVQARMLVNASGPWVDNVLSNAAGRNQVHNVRLVQGSHIIVKKKFSDPRAYFFQNPDNRIIFAIPYETDFTLIGTTDRDYEGDPSQVKISNEETDYLCKAASEYFAEPVTKDDIVWTYSAVRPLYDDGASKAQEATRDYVLKLENASGEAPLLNVFGGKLTTYRRLSEHALEKVGEAIGEKGSPWTAKSSLPGGDFAPTGYDAEVSKLKARYGFLSDRQARRFIRLYGTKAAVFLGDAKSVEALGLHFGGDLYEREVEWLIQQEWARTSDDILWRRTKQGLHFSKQEAAALENYLAAKAA; encoded by the coding sequence GTGTCGGGGCAGGAAGTTCGCGATATTTTCGTGATCGGTGGTGGAATCAACGGCTGCGGCATTGCGCGCGATGCGGCGGGCCGTGGATATTCCGTGACACTGGCCGAAATGAACGATTTCGCCTCCGGCACATCTTCCGGCGCAACCAAGCTCATCCATGGTGGCCTTCGTTATCTCGAGCATTATGAATTCCGCCTTGTGCGCGAAGCGTTGATGGAACGCGAGGTCCTTTGGGCCATGGCGCCGCACATCATCTGGCCAATGCGCTTCGTCCTGCCGTTCCACAAGGGAGGCATTCGTCCAGCCTGGCTCATTCGTCTTGGCCTTTTCCTCTATGATCACCTCGGCGGTCGCAAGCTTTTGCCAGCAACGAAGTCGCTCGACATGCGTCGCGATCCCGCGGGCAAGCCGCTGAAACCGCTTTTCACTAAAGCCTTCGAATATTCCGACGGCTGGGTGGATGATGCGCGCATGGTGGTGCTCAACGCCCGAGATGCCGCAGATCGTGGCGCAGACATTATGAGCCGCGCCAAGGTAACGTCCGTTCGTCGTGAAAATGGCCTCTGGAACGTCGAAGTGAAGGATATGGCGAGTGGCGCGGTGAAAAGCGTTCAAGCCCGTATGCTGGTCAACGCTTCAGGTCCATGGGTCGATAATGTTCTTTCGAATGCCGCCGGGCGCAATCAGGTGCACAATGTGCGTCTGGTTCAGGGCAGCCACATCATCGTCAAAAAGAAGTTCAGCGATCCGCGCGCCTATTTCTTCCAGAACCCCGACAATCGCATCATCTTCGCAATTCCTTACGAGACCGATTTTACGCTGATCGGCACCACGGACCGCGATTACGAAGGCGATCCGTCACAGGTGAAGATCAGCAACGAAGAGACGGATTATCTCTGCAAGGCGGCCAGCGAATATTTCGCCGAACCGGTGACGAAGGACGATATCGTCTGGACATATTCTGCCGTTCGCCCGCTTTACGACGACGGCGCTTCGAAAGCGCAGGAAGCCACGCGCGATTACGTGCTGAAGTTGGAAAACGCTTCGGGCGAAGCGCCGCTTCTGAATGTTTTCGGCGGCAAGCTGACGACCTATCGTCGCCTCTCCGAGCATGCGCTCGAGAAGGTCGGTGAGGCCATTGGTGAAAAGGGCTCGCCCTGGACGGCCAAGAGTTCGCTTCCGGGCGGCGATTTTGCACCAACGGGATATGACGCTGAAGTCAGCAAATTGAAGGCCCGTTATGGCTTTCTTTCAGACCGACAGGCGCGCCGTTTCATACGGCTCTATGGCACCAAAGCCGCTGTGTTTTTAGGCGATGCGAAGAGCGTGGAGGCACTTGGTCTTCACTTCGGCGGTGATCTTTATGAACGCGAAGTGGAATGGCTGATCCAGCAGGAATGGGCCAGAACCAGCGACGATATTTTATGGCGAAGAACGAAGCAGGGTCTGCATTTTTCCAAGCAGGAAGCTGCCGCACTTGAAAACTACCTGGCGGCAAAAGCTGCCTGA
- a CDS encoding ABC transporter ATP-binding protein, with protein MLELRNIAKMVGGEYHIHPTSLLLKRGTLNVLLGPTLSGKTSLMRLMAGLDKPTEGSLHFDGADVTGKRVQDRSVAMVYQQFINYPALSVYENIASPMRIAKKDRATIDREVRKAADLLKLTPYLERTPLNLSGGQQQRTALARAIVKNASLVLLDEPLANLDYKLREELREELPKIFASSGAIFVYATTEPSEALLLGGNTATMHHGRITQYGPTIDMYRNPVDLVSARTFADPPLNIVELTKNGGSFLHNGAQVFAVPPHLASIADGPVTVAFHPHHLYPTPTHGAAVKLEAKTLVSEIAGSESFIHLDFAGHRWVMLTRGILDIEPDRQIDIYLDTRHLMAFDVNGRSLATPQQAAA; from the coding sequence ATGCTTGAATTGCGCAACATCGCGAAGATGGTGGGTGGCGAATATCATATTCACCCCACCAGTCTCTTACTCAAGCGGGGCACGCTCAACGTCCTGCTTGGCCCGACATTGTCCGGCAAAACCTCTTTGATGCGGCTGATGGCTGGCTTGGACAAGCCAACCGAAGGTTCGCTCCATTTCGACGGAGCCGATGTCACGGGTAAACGCGTGCAGGACCGCAGCGTTGCGATGGTGTACCAGCAGTTCATCAACTATCCTGCACTCAGCGTTTATGAAAACATCGCCTCCCCCATGCGGATTGCGAAGAAGGATCGTGCGACAATCGACCGCGAGGTCCGCAAAGCTGCCGATCTTCTAAAGCTGACGCCTTATCTGGAGCGCACGCCGCTCAATCTATCCGGTGGTCAGCAACAGCGTACCGCGCTGGCGCGCGCCATCGTCAAGAATGCAAGCCTCGTTCTCCTGGACGAGCCGCTCGCCAACCTCGACTACAAGCTGCGTGAGGAACTGCGCGAAGAACTGCCGAAGATATTCGCTTCTTCCGGCGCGATTTTCGTTTACGCCACGACTGAGCCTTCCGAAGCGCTTCTTCTCGGCGGCAATACCGCGACCATGCATCATGGTCGCATCACGCAATATGGCCCGACCATCGATATGTACCGAAACCCGGTCGATCTCGTTTCCGCCAGAACATTTGCCGACCCGCCGCTGAATATCGTGGAATTGACGAAGAATGGCGGTTCTTTCCTGCATAATGGCGCGCAAGTTTTTGCGGTACCGCCGCATCTCGCAAGCATTGCGGACGGTCCAGTCACAGTGGCGTTTCATCCTCACCATCTCTATCCAACGCCGACCCACGGCGCTGCGGTGAAGCTCGAAGCGAAGACGCTGGTCTCGGAAATCGCAGGTTCGGAAAGCTTCATCCATCTGGATTTCGCAGGCCATCGCTGGGTCATGCTGACGCGTGGCATTCTCGATATCGAGCCGGACCGGCAGATCGATATCTATCTCGACACCCGTCACCTGATGGCCTTCGATGTGAATGGCCGTTCCCTTGCCACCCCGCAACAAGCTGCCGCGTGA
- a CDS encoding ABC transporter ATP-binding protein — protein sequence MARISLDHIRHAYNAKAKAANDYALKEVNHEWSDGGAYALLGPSGCGKTTLLNIISGLINPSDGRILFDGKDVTNLPTEQRNIAQVFQFPVIYDTMTVYDNLAFPLRNRGVAETEVDRRVNEILEMIDLGSMAKRRARRLTADQKQKISLGRGLVRNDVNAILFDEPLTVIDPHMKWVLRSQLKRLHRQFGFTMVYVTHDQTEALTFADKVVVMYDGQIVQIGTPAELFERPSHTFVGYFIGSPGMNVLPVSLDGAQAKIGDQNIALTSAPAFESGAKTELGIRPEFISLGREGMPVSINKVEDIGRQKVVRSSFAGHPLTIVVPEDGEIPAEPRVTFDPKAIGIYADSWRVGTGA from the coding sequence ATGGCACGTATCAGTCTCGACCACATCCGCCACGCCTATAATGCCAAAGCGAAAGCGGCCAATGATTACGCCCTGAAGGAAGTGAACCACGAGTGGAGCGATGGCGGTGCCTATGCCCTGCTCGGCCCTTCCGGCTGCGGCAAGACGACTCTGCTGAACATCATTTCCGGGCTCATAAACCCATCCGATGGACGCATTCTGTTCGATGGCAAAGACGTGACGAACCTGCCGACGGAGCAGCGCAACATTGCGCAGGTCTTCCAGTTCCCTGTAATCTACGACACGATGACGGTCTATGACAATCTGGCCTTTCCCCTGCGCAATCGCGGTGTGGCGGAAACGGAAGTCGACCGTCGCGTCAACGAAATTCTGGAGATGATCGATCTCGGATCGATGGCGAAGCGCCGGGCGCGCCGACTGACCGCCGATCAGAAGCAGAAGATTTCACTCGGTCGCGGACTGGTTCGCAACGACGTCAACGCCATCCTCTTCGATGAACCGCTGACCGTCATCGATCCGCATATGAAGTGGGTGCTGCGCTCGCAGTTGAAGCGCCTGCACCGCCAGTTCGGCTTCACCATGGTCTATGTCACGCATGACCAGACGGAAGCGCTGACTTTCGCCGACAAGGTTGTCGTCATGTATGACGGCCAGATCGTACAAATCGGCACGCCTGCGGAGCTGTTCGAACGCCCCAGCCACACCTTCGTCGGTTACTTCATCGGCTCACCGGGCATGAATGTGCTTCCGGTTTCGCTCGATGGCGCACAGGCGAAGATTGGCGATCAGAATATCGCGCTTACCTCGGCACCGGCCTTCGAATCCGGCGCGAAGACGGAACTCGGTATCAGACCCGAATTCATCTCGCTTGGGCGCGAAGGCATGCCGGTGTCCATCAACAAGGTTGAGGATATCGGGCGTCAGAAGGTCGTGCGCTCCAGCTTCGCTGGCCACCCGCTGACCATCGTTGTCCCTGAAGACGGTGAAATTCCAGCCGAGCCGCGCGTCACCTTCGATCCAAAGGCCATCGGGATTTATGCCGATAGCTGGCGCGTCGGCACAGGAGCCTGA
- a CDS encoding carbohydrate ABC transporter permease, whose translation MEKTVNNKAWFLVIPVLVLVAFSAVIPLMTVVNYSVQDTFGNNEFFWAGTDWFVQMLHSPRFWDALMRNLIFSLVILAIEIPLGILIALNMPKTGLGVPVCLVLMALPLLIPWNVVGTIWQVFGRVDIGFLGHYLSMLGIDYNYTQDPVDAWATVIIMDVWHWTSLVVLLCYAGLVSIPDAYYQAARIDGASRWSVFRFIQLPKMKRVLLIAVLLRFMDSFMIYTEPFVVTGGGPGNSTTFLSIDLVKMAVGQFDLGPAAAMSIIYFLIILALSWIFYTVMTNSDADA comes from the coding sequence ATGGAAAAGACAGTCAACAACAAAGCCTGGTTCCTCGTCATTCCGGTTCTGGTGCTCGTCGCTTTTTCGGCGGTCATCCCGCTCATGACGGTCGTCAATTATTCGGTTCAGGATACGTTCGGCAATAACGAGTTTTTCTGGGCAGGCACGGACTGGTTCGTGCAGATGCTGCACTCCCCTCGCTTCTGGGATGCGCTGATGCGCAACCTGATCTTCTCGCTCGTGATCCTCGCCATCGAAATTCCGCTCGGCATTCTGATTGCGTTGAACATGCCGAAGACGGGCCTGGGTGTGCCGGTCTGCCTCGTGCTGATGGCGCTGCCGCTTCTCATTCCATGGAACGTGGTTGGCACCATCTGGCAGGTTTTCGGACGTGTCGATATCGGCTTCCTCGGCCATTACCTCTCGATGCTCGGCATAGACTACAACTACACACAGGATCCGGTGGATGCATGGGCGACCGTCATCATCATGGATGTCTGGCACTGGACAAGCCTTGTCGTGCTGCTGTGCTATGCCGGTCTGGTCTCGATCCCTGATGCCTATTATCAGGCAGCCCGTATCGATGGCGCCTCGCGCTGGTCGGTGTTCCGCTTCATCCAGTTGCCGAAGATGAAACGCGTGCTTTTGATCGCCGTGCTGCTGCGCTTCATGGACAGCTTCATGATCTATACCGAACCCTTCGTCGTCACCGGCGGCGGGCCCGGCAACTCCACGACATTCCTGTCCATCGATCTCGTGAAAATGGCAGTCGGTCAGTTCGACCTGGGACCAGCTGCGGCAATGTCGATCATCTACTTCCTGATCATCCTTGCCCTGTCGTGGATATTCTACACCGTCATGACCAACAGCGACGCAGACGCGTAA
- a CDS encoding carbohydrate ABC transporter permease produces MNNSTMSRFSFLIPTIYILFLLLPIYWLVNMSFKENAEILGAFSLWPQNPTLRNYTIIFTDPSWYNGYINSIIYVVLNTIISVAAALPAAYAFSRYRFLGDKHLFFWLLTNRMAPPAVFALPFFQLYSAFGLIDTHIAVAIAHCLFNVPLAVWILEGFMSGVPKEIDETAYIDGYSFPRFFVKIFMPLIASGIGVAAFFCFMFSWVELLLARTLTTTAAKPIAATMTRTVSASGMDWGVLAAAGVLTIIPGALVIYFVRNYIAKGFALGRV; encoded by the coding sequence ATGAACAATTCCACCATGTCCCGCTTCTCCTTTCTGATCCCGACGATCTACATTCTCTTCCTGTTGCTGCCGATCTACTGGCTCGTGAATATGAGCTTCAAGGAGAATGCTGAAATTCTGGGTGCCTTTTCGCTGTGGCCACAGAACCCGACGCTTCGCAATTACACGATCATCTTTACCGATCCATCGTGGTATAACGGCTATATCAATTCCATCATCTATGTGGTGCTGAACACGATCATCTCGGTGGCAGCAGCGCTTCCGGCGGCCTATGCTTTCTCTCGCTATCGCTTCCTTGGCGACAAACACCTGTTCTTCTGGCTGCTGACGAACCGCATGGCCCCGCCTGCCGTCTTCGCCCTGCCCTTTTTCCAGCTCTACTCGGCATTCGGCCTGATCGACACGCATATCGCAGTCGCCATCGCCCACTGCCTGTTCAACGTGCCGCTGGCGGTATGGATTTTGGAGGGCTTCATGTCTGGCGTTCCGAAGGAAATCGATGAAACCGCCTATATCGACGGCTACTCCTTCCCGCGCTTCTTCGTGAAAATCTTCATGCCCTTGATCGCAAGCGGCATCGGTGTCGCTGCCTTCTTCTGCTTCATGTTCTCGTGGGTCGAACTGCTGCTGGCCAGAACGCTGACGACGACTGCGGCAAAGCCGATTGCGGCGACCATGACGAGAACGGTTTCCGCCTCCGGCATGGACTGGGGCGTGCTGGCGGCAGCCGGTGTGCTGACCATCATTCCCGGTGCGCTGGTCATCTATTTCGTCCGAAACTACATCGCCAAGGGCTTTGCCCTGGGCCGCGTCTAG
- a CDS encoding DUF2160 domain-containing protein gives MHFSWMAWTLPTALFFLTILALLIGMAVWEYFSPGGNPRIGILRFETTRGDRLFVSLLGSAFINLAWLGFVGPGLWWALALSVVYAIGVFRFV, from the coding sequence ATGCATTTTTCCTGGATGGCATGGACGCTGCCAACGGCGCTGTTTTTCCTGACGATCCTTGCCCTGCTGATTGGAATGGCGGTTTGGGAATATTTCTCGCCCGGCGGCAATCCGCGCATCGGCATTCTTCGGTTCGAAACGACGAGGGGAGACAGGCTCTTCGTTTCGCTGCTCGGCTCAGCCTTCATCAATCTGGCCTGGCTCGGCTTTGTCGGCCCCGGCCTATGGTGGGCGCTCGCTCTTTCGGTGGTCTATGCGATTGGGGTTTTCCGCTTCGTATAG